In Kitasatospora sp. NA04385, a single genomic region encodes these proteins:
- the tig gene encoding trigger factor — translation MKSAVETLNPTRVRLTVEVPFEELKPSLDAAYKKINQQVTVPGFRKGKIPNKVIDQRFGRGAVLEEAVNDALPRFYTQAVDEGQIDVLGQPDITEIEGVENLADGGDLKFTAEVDVRPEVTLPEFAEIAVVVDPIEVGDEDVEKSLEQLRERFASVKDVERAAGENDIVVVDLEAKVDGEVPEDGTATGVSYEIGSGRLLDGIDEAVVGLSAGESKTFTTTLKGGTQVGKESEVTVTVTAVQEKELPALDDEFAQLASEFDTLEELRADSVKRLERMKEFDQATQAQEKVLDELLSRVEMDYPEKLLADEIGTRKHNLEHHQLEPMGLTLDTYLASQDKSREDYDKETEEQAKKGIKTQFVLDQIVKNEELGVNQEELTEHLIRRAAGSGLTPDQFAQQVVQGGQVQLLVGEVARGKALALVVEAAKVTDTNGETVSFEDDEEETTEAAEAAAAETSEESAEA, via the coding sequence GTGAAGAGCGCCGTCGAGACTCTGAACCCGACCCGGGTTCGACTCACCGTCGAGGTGCCCTTCGAGGAGCTCAAGCCCAGCCTCGACGCGGCGTACAAGAAGATCAACCAGCAGGTCACCGTTCCGGGCTTCCGCAAGGGCAAGATCCCGAACAAGGTGATCGACCAGCGCTTCGGTCGTGGCGCGGTGCTGGAGGAGGCCGTCAACGACGCGCTTCCGCGCTTCTACACGCAGGCCGTCGACGAGGGCCAGATCGACGTCCTGGGCCAGCCCGACATCACCGAGATCGAGGGTGTCGAGAACCTGGCCGACGGCGGTGACCTCAAGTTCACCGCCGAGGTCGACGTGCGCCCCGAGGTCACCCTGCCCGAGTTCGCCGAGATCGCGGTCGTGGTCGACCCGATCGAGGTCGGCGACGAGGACGTCGAGAAGTCCCTGGAGCAGCTGCGCGAGCGGTTCGCCTCCGTGAAGGACGTCGAGCGCGCCGCCGGCGAGAACGACATCGTCGTGGTCGACCTGGAGGCCAAGGTCGACGGCGAGGTGCCGGAAGACGGCACCGCCACCGGCGTGAGCTACGAGATCGGCTCCGGCCGCCTGCTGGACGGCATCGACGAGGCCGTGGTCGGCCTGTCCGCCGGTGAGTCCAAGACCTTCACCACCACCCTCAAGGGCGGCACCCAGGTCGGCAAGGAGTCGGAGGTCACCGTCACCGTGACCGCCGTCCAGGAGAAGGAACTCCCGGCGCTGGACGACGAGTTCGCGCAGCTGGCGAGCGAGTTCGACACCCTGGAGGAGCTCCGCGCGGACTCCGTCAAGCGCCTCGAGCGGATGAAGGAGTTCGACCAGGCCACCCAGGCCCAGGAGAAGGTCCTCGACGAGCTGCTCTCGCGGGTCGAGATGGACTACCCGGAGAAGCTGCTCGCGGACGAGATCGGCACCCGCAAGCACAACCTGGAGCACCACCAGCTGGAGCCGATGGGCCTGACCCTCGACACCTACCTCGCCTCCCAGGACAAGTCCCGCGAGGACTACGACAAGGAGACCGAGGAGCAGGCGAAGAAGGGCATCAAGACCCAGTTCGTGCTGGACCAGATCGTCAAGAACGAGGAGCTGGGCGTCAACCAGGAGGAGCTCACCGAGCACCTCATCCGCCGCGCCGCCGGCTCCGGTCTGACCCCGGACCAGTTCGCCCAGCAGGTCGTCCAGGGCGGCCAGGTGCAGCTCCTGGTCGGCGAGGTCGCCCGCGGCAAGGCGCTGGCCCTGGTCGTCGAGGCCGCCAAGGTCACCGACACCAACGGCGAGACCGTCTCCTTCGAGGACGACGAGGAGGAGACCACCGAGGCCGCCGAGGCCGCCGCGGCGGAGACCTCCGAGGAGTCCGCCGAGGCCTGA
- a CDS encoding M23 family metallopeptidase — MSAQGKHRKPRLATVARIAIAVGVAGAAVGLPATAASAHGTTDQHDGGRSWASVSVDATPVADHGAASSAAAESYRVAAGDTLSKIADAKNVDGGWEKLYQDNRSVIGGNPNLIYPGQQLTVNGKAATGSATTSSDAAAPAAAPKTSAKSSTGTEKTQAQESTSSSSSAKSSTAKSSTAKSSTAKSSTATTSTTTSTTTGGSSSSASSSSGYVAPAPGSVTTGYKVAGSSWSSGYHTGIDFPVATGTSLKAIANGTVVSAGNGGAYGNQVVIKLADGKYAQYAHLSSISVSAGQSVTAGQQIGLSGATGNVTGPHLHFEIRTTPDYGSDIDPVAYLAAHGVNV; from the coding sequence ATGTCCGCTCAGGGCAAGCACCGCAAGCCGCGCCTGGCCACCGTCGCCCGCATCGCCATCGCCGTCGGCGTCGCCGGCGCCGCGGTCGGCCTCCCGGCCACCGCCGCCTCCGCGCACGGCACCACCGACCAGCACGACGGCGGCCGCTCGTGGGCCAGCGTCTCGGTCGACGCCACCCCCGTCGCCGACCACGGCGCCGCCTCCTCGGCCGCCGCCGAGTCCTACCGGGTCGCCGCCGGCGACACCCTCTCCAAGATCGCCGACGCGAAGAACGTCGACGGCGGCTGGGAGAAGCTCTACCAGGACAACCGCTCGGTCATCGGCGGCAACCCGAACCTGATCTACCCGGGCCAGCAGCTGACCGTCAACGGCAAGGCCGCGACGGGCTCCGCCACCACCTCCTCGGACGCCGCGGCCCCCGCCGCCGCCCCGAAGACCTCGGCCAAGTCGAGCACCGGCACCGAGAAGACCCAGGCCCAGGAGTCGACCTCCTCGTCGTCGAGCGCGAAGTCCTCGACCGCGAAGTCCTCGACCGCCAAGTCGTCGACCGCGAAGTCGTCGACCGCCACCACCTCCACCACCACCTCCACCACCACCGGCGGCAGCAGCTCCTCCGCGAGCTCCTCCTCCGGCTACGTCGCCCCCGCGCCGGGCAGCGTCACCACCGGTTACAAGGTGGCGGGCTCCAGCTGGTCCAGCGGCTACCACACCGGCATCGACTTCCCGGTCGCCACCGGCACCAGCCTCAAGGCGATCGCCAACGGCACCGTGGTCTCGGCCGGCAACGGCGGCGCCTACGGCAACCAGGTCGTCATCAAGCTCGCCGACGGCAAGTACGCCCAGTACGCGCACCTCTCCTCGATCTCCGTCTCGGCCGGCCAGTCCGTGACCGCGGGCCAGCAGATCGGCCTGTCCGGTGCCACCGGCAACGTGACCGGCCCGCACCTGCACTTCGAGATCCGCACCACCCCGGACTACGGCTCCGACATCGACCCGGTCGCCTACCTGGCGGCCCACGGCGTCAACGTCTGA
- a CDS encoding PP2C family protein-serine/threonine phosphatase translates to MAGSARPSATGRGGPPSREPVTARLRAALYRARRRLRRTGVDYFRGDGADWWAFAALALAVPLLVLLNVAVPDWAPPTALVLPILAGALLLRPGTLVLLYAAAAAGLITESVVHTGEQVASERPEAYTHGVTPGAALVVGAVGVAGLLVAQFRRRIGVPWRGGSTMLFDLRERIRVQGRVPRLPDGWHTDTALRPAGGQSFSGDFMVAARTGPGGRVLEVVLADVSGKGMDAGSRALLLSGAFGGLLGSLPAHDFLPAANGYLLRQDWAEGFATAAHLVLDLDTGEYELLSAGHLPGMHRLAGAGHWEVKEAEGPLLGVYDGAKFEGVRGTLGPGDVLMLCTDGMVEIPGRDLDEGMDRLMGEADRLVATTPVAGRSGAAVRLIDSVAKHVNDDRAVLLVWRR, encoded by the coding sequence ATGGCCGGCAGCGCGCGTCCCAGTGCGACGGGCCGGGGCGGCCCGCCGTCCCGCGAACCCGTGACGGCCCGGCTGCGCGCGGCGCTGTACCGGGCCCGGCGCAGGCTGCGCCGCACCGGCGTCGACTACTTCCGCGGCGACGGCGCCGACTGGTGGGCGTTCGCCGCGCTCGCCCTGGCCGTCCCGCTGCTGGTGCTGCTCAACGTCGCCGTCCCCGACTGGGCCCCGCCCACCGCCCTGGTCCTGCCGATCCTGGCCGGCGCGCTGCTGCTGCGCCCCGGCACCCTGGTGCTGCTGTACGCCGCCGCGGCCGCCGGCCTGATCACCGAGTCCGTGGTGCACACCGGGGAGCAGGTGGCCAGCGAGCGCCCCGAGGCGTACACCCACGGCGTCACCCCCGGCGCCGCCCTGGTGGTCGGCGCGGTCGGCGTCGCCGGGCTGCTGGTCGCCCAGTTCCGCCGCCGGATCGGCGTGCCCTGGCGCGGCGGCTCCACCATGCTGTTCGACCTGCGCGAGCGGATCCGGGTGCAGGGCCGCGTCCCGCGGCTGCCCGACGGCTGGCACACCGACACCGCGCTGCGCCCGGCCGGCGGCCAGTCCTTCTCCGGCGACTTCATGGTCGCCGCCCGCACCGGCCCCGGCGGCCGGGTGCTCGAAGTCGTCCTCGCCGACGTCTCCGGCAAGGGCATGGACGCGGGCAGCCGCGCCCTGCTGCTCTCCGGCGCCTTCGGCGGACTCCTCGGCTCGCTGCCCGCCCACGACTTCCTGCCCGCCGCCAACGGCTACCTGCTGCGCCAGGACTGGGCCGAGGGCTTCGCCACCGCCGCGCACCTGGTCCTCGACCTGGACACCGGCGAGTACGAGCTCCTCTCGGCCGGCCACCTCCCCGGCATGCACCGCCTCGCCGGGGCCGGCCACTGGGAGGTCAAGGAGGCCGAGGGGCCGCTGCTCGGTGTCTACGACGGCGCCAAGTTCGAAGGCGTGCGCGGTACTTTGGGCCCCGGCGACGTGCTGATGCTGTGCACCGACGGCATGGTGGAGATCCCCGGCCGGGACTTGGACGAGGGCATGGACCGGCTGATGGGCGAGGCCGACCGGCTGGTCGCCACCACCCCGGTGGCCGGGCGCTCGGGGGCGGCGGTCCGGCTGATCGACAGCGTCGCCAAGCACGTCAACGACGACCGCGCGGTGCTGCTGGTCTGGCGCCGCTGA
- a CDS encoding GNAT family N-acetyltransferase, translating into MTIRHPELTVRPLRDEEWETWYRNVEVAFGGGEEAPEARELWRRLIDVERTLVACAAGRPVGGTTSFDFRLVVPGGAVLPAAGVAAVGVLPTHRRRGALSALMRRQLDDVRAAGEPLAVLTASEPVIYGRFGYGPATRKTAVSMLRGRVRVRTPERDGEVVLRLADPVAELPRCEELYAALAAARPGTLLRRPGWEEVAVLDAPADRGGFSPLQCVLAEDAASGELLGYARYAVKSEWTDRGAAGVVRVRVVQGAEPWVAARLWEFLLDLDLTERVEAPNLPVDDALLHLVSDVRHLVPRIVDGMYVRLVDLPAALAARGYPVGVDLVLEVTDAFCPWNAGRWRLTAAPGGPASCVRTGDAAELELDVRELGSVYLGGGSLAALAAAGLVRELRPGALEPASAAFRSGLEPWLPHGF; encoded by the coding sequence ATGACGATTCGACACCCCGAACTGACCGTCCGGCCGCTGCGCGACGAGGAGTGGGAGACCTGGTACCGGAACGTGGAGGTGGCCTTCGGCGGTGGCGAGGAGGCGCCGGAGGCCCGGGAGTTGTGGCGGCGGCTGATCGACGTGGAGCGCACGCTGGTGGCCTGCGCGGCCGGCCGGCCGGTGGGCGGGACGACCTCGTTCGACTTCCGGCTGGTGGTGCCGGGCGGGGCGGTGCTCCCGGCGGCGGGGGTGGCCGCGGTGGGCGTGCTGCCGACCCACCGGCGGCGGGGTGCGCTGAGCGCGCTGATGCGCCGCCAGTTGGACGACGTGCGGGCGGCCGGGGAGCCGCTGGCGGTGCTGACCGCCTCCGAGCCGGTGATCTACGGGCGGTTCGGGTACGGGCCGGCCACCCGGAAGACCGCGGTGTCGATGCTGCGCGGCAGGGTGCGGGTGCGCACCCCGGAGCGGGACGGCGAGGTGGTGCTGCGGCTGGCCGACCCGGTGGCCGAACTGCCGCGCTGCGAGGAGTTGTACGCCGCCCTGGCCGCCGCCCGGCCGGGCACGCTGCTGCGGCGGCCGGGTTGGGAGGAGGTGGCGGTGCTGGACGCGCCGGCCGACCGGGGCGGCTTCTCCCCGCTGCAGTGCGTGCTGGCCGAGGACGCGGCTAGCGGTGAACTGCTGGGCTACGCCCGGTACGCGGTGAAGTCGGAGTGGACCGACCGGGGCGCGGCCGGGGTGGTGCGGGTGCGGGTGGTGCAGGGGGCCGAGCCCTGGGTGGCGGCCCGGCTGTGGGAGTTCCTGCTGGACCTGGACCTGACCGAGCGGGTGGAGGCGCCCAACCTGCCGGTGGACGACGCGCTGCTGCACCTGGTGTCGGACGTCCGGCACCTGGTGCCGCGGATCGTGGACGGGATGTACGTGCGGCTGGTGGACCTGCCGGCCGCGCTGGCGGCGCGCGGCTACCCGGTGGGGGTGGACCTGGTGCTGGAGGTGACCGACGCGTTCTGCCCGTGGAACGCCGGGCGTTGGCGGCTGACGGCGGCGCCGGGCGGCCCGGCCTCCTGCGTGCGGACCGGGGATGCGGCCGAACTGGAGCTGGACGTCCGCGAGTTGGGCTCGGTGTACCTGGGCGGCGGTTCGCTGGCGGCGCTGGCCGCGGCGGGCCTGGTGCGGGAGCTGCGGCCGGGGGCGCTGGAGCCGGCCTCGGCGGCGTTCCGCTCGGGGCTGGAGCCCTGGCTGCCGCACGGCTTCTGA
- a CDS encoding ribose-5-phosphate isomerase encodes MRVYLGSDHAGYELKNHLVEWLKGAGHEPVDCGPHIYDAEDDYPPFCLRAAERTAADPEALGVVIGGSGNGEAIAANKVKGVRAALAWSEQTAALGREHNNANVVSVGGRMHSLDEATKFVEIFLNTPYSGEPRHTRRIEMLSEYETTGELPPIPAHHPQG; translated from the coding sequence ATGCGCGTCTACCTGGGCTCCGACCACGCCGGATACGAACTGAAGAACCACCTCGTCGAGTGGCTGAAGGGGGCCGGGCACGAGCCGGTCGACTGCGGCCCGCACATCTACGACGCCGAGGACGACTACCCGCCGTTCTGCCTCCGGGCGGCCGAGCGCACCGCCGCCGACCCCGAGGCACTGGGCGTGGTGATCGGCGGCTCCGGCAACGGCGAGGCGATCGCCGCCAACAAGGTCAAGGGCGTCCGGGCCGCCCTCGCCTGGAGCGAGCAGACCGCCGCCCTCGGCCGCGAGCACAACAACGCCAACGTCGTCTCGGTCGGCGGCCGGATGCACTCCCTCGACGAGGCCACCAAGTTCGTCGAGATCTTCCTCAACACCCCCTACAGCGGCGAGCCGCGGCACACCCGCCGGATCGAGATGCTGTCCGAGTACGAGACCACCGGCGAACTCCCGCCGATCCCGGCCCACCACCCGCAGGGCTGA
- a CDS encoding biotin transporter BioY: protein MAIAAPTPSTAVLADLLPQAATRFGARARDLALVAGGAALTGLAAQLSVPVPGSPVPVTGQTFAALLVGTALGARRGAAALGLYLAAGAAGLPWFAQGTSGAGLATLGYVIGFVVAAALTGALARRGADRSPLATAGAMVLGSLAIYAVGVPYLAFALDVPLAKAAHLGLYPYLVGDALKVALAMGALPLTWKLLGRR, encoded by the coding sequence ATGGCCATCGCCGCGCCGACACCGTCCACCGCCGTCCTCGCCGACCTGCTGCCGCAGGCCGCCACCCGGTTCGGTGCCCGCGCCCGCGACCTGGCCCTGGTCGCCGGCGGCGCCGCGCTGACCGGCCTGGCCGCGCAGCTCTCGGTGCCCGTCCCCGGCTCCCCGGTGCCGGTGACCGGCCAGACCTTCGCCGCGCTGCTGGTCGGCACCGCGCTCGGCGCCCGCCGCGGCGCCGCCGCGCTCGGCCTCTACCTGGCCGCCGGCGCGGCCGGCCTGCCCTGGTTCGCCCAGGGCACCTCGGGCGCGGGCCTGGCCACCCTCGGCTACGTGATCGGCTTCGTGGTCGCCGCCGCGCTGACCGGCGCGCTGGCCCGCCGCGGCGCCGACCGCAGCCCGCTGGCCACCGCCGGCGCGATGGTGCTCGGCAGCCTGGCGATCTACGCCGTCGGCGTGCCCTACCTGGCCTTCGCCCTGGACGTCCCGCTGGCGAAGGCCGCCCACCTCGGCCTCTACCCGTACCTGGTCGGCGACGCGCTCAAGGTGGCGCTCGCGATGGGCGCCCTGCCGCTCACCTGGAAGCTGCTCGGCCGCCGCTGA
- a CDS encoding amino acid permease: protein MTRTPTPETAPAREAAAEDAGLSHGLKQRHLSMIALGGVIGAGLFVGSGAGIAAAGPAVVLAFAASGLLVMLVMRMLGEMSAARPASGSFSVHADREIGRWAGFTVGWLFWVLLCVGVAVEAIGAAGIVSGWLPGVPSWAWVAVFMAFFCLTNLAAVRNFGEFEFWFAAVKVLAIGAFLVIGVLAVCGLLPGTPAPGLSNLTGHGGFLPNGASGLITGLLASVFAYGGLETVTIAAAESEDPRRSVAIAVRTAMWRIALFYVGSMAVIVTLVPWDDPEVVKPGPYVAVLDALGIPGAAQLMNVVVLVALLSAMNANIYGSSRMAHSLIARGHGPRPLSRISGGVPRRAVLASCAFGFLAVLLSYWWPETVFSWLLNMVGAAVLVVWGFICVAQLRTRRHLSAAELPVRMWAFPYLTYLALAAIVAVLVLMTLDPANRVQLYFTAGLTLVLAVSGYLRGRRPAAS, encoded by the coding sequence ATGACCCGCACCCCCACCCCCGAGACCGCTCCCGCCCGGGAGGCGGCCGCCGAGGACGCGGGCCTGTCCCACGGGCTCAAGCAGCGCCACCTGTCGATGATCGCGCTCGGCGGCGTGATCGGTGCCGGGCTGTTCGTCGGCTCCGGGGCCGGGATCGCCGCGGCCGGGCCGGCCGTGGTGCTGGCCTTCGCCGCCTCCGGGCTGCTGGTGATGCTGGTGATGCGGATGCTCGGCGAGATGTCCGCGGCCCGCCCCGCCTCCGGCTCCTTCTCGGTGCACGCGGACCGGGAGATCGGCCGCTGGGCCGGGTTCACCGTCGGCTGGCTGTTCTGGGTGCTGCTGTGCGTGGGCGTCGCGGTGGAGGCGATCGGCGCGGCCGGGATCGTCTCCGGCTGGCTGCCCGGCGTGCCCTCCTGGGCCTGGGTGGCGGTGTTCATGGCCTTCTTCTGCCTCACCAACCTGGCCGCCGTCCGCAACTTCGGCGAGTTCGAGTTCTGGTTCGCCGCGGTGAAGGTGCTGGCCATCGGCGCCTTCCTGGTGATCGGCGTGCTGGCGGTCTGCGGCCTGCTGCCCGGCACCCCGGCGCCGGGGCTGAGCAACCTCACCGGCCACGGCGGCTTCCTCCCGAACGGCGCGAGCGGCCTGATCACCGGCCTGCTCGCCTCGGTGTTCGCGTACGGCGGCCTGGAGACGGTCACCATCGCCGCCGCCGAGTCCGAGGACCCGCGGCGCAGCGTGGCGATCGCGGTGCGCACCGCGATGTGGCGGATCGCGCTGTTCTACGTCGGCTCGATGGCGGTGATCGTCACGCTGGTGCCGTGGGACGACCCGGAGGTGGTCAAGCCGGGCCCGTACGTCGCCGTGCTGGACGCGCTGGGCATCCCGGGCGCCGCCCAGCTGATGAACGTGGTGGTGCTGGTCGCGCTGCTGTCCGCGATGAACGCCAACATCTACGGCTCCTCGCGGATGGCGCACTCGCTGATCGCCCGCGGCCACGGCCCGCGCCCGCTGTCCCGGATCTCGGGGGGCGTCCCGCGCCGCGCGGTGCTGGCCTCCTGCGCGTTCGGGTTCCTGGCGGTGCTGCTCTCGTACTGGTGGCCCGAGACGGTGTTCTCCTGGCTGCTGAACATGGTCGGCGCGGCGGTGCTGGTGGTCTGGGGGTTCATCTGCGTCGCCCAGCTGCGGACCAGGCGGCACCTGTCGGCGGCCGAACTGCCCGTCCGGATGTGGGCGTTCCCGTACCTGACCTACCTGGCGCTGGCCGCGATCGTGGCGGTGCTGGTGCTGATGACGCTGGACCCGGCCAACCGCGTCCAGCTGTACTTCACCGCCGGGCTGACGCTGGTGCTGGCGGTGTCCGGGTACCTGCGCGGCCGCCGGCCGGCCGCGTCCTGA
- a CDS encoding disulfide bond formation protein DsbA, with translation MTSRWMLEVEKLRPVDTRWHVMSLSVLNENRDDLPESYRALLAAGWGPVRVLIAAAQAHGDKVLGPLYTELGTRFHNQGLPNNRETLVAALRAANLPEELADAADTDAYDEALRASHAEGIGLVGEDVGTPVIAVDGPDGDRVAFFGPVVTPTPRGEAAARLWDGTVLVASTPGFYEIKRTRTAGPSFE, from the coding sequence ATGACCTCCCGCTGGATGCTGGAGGTCGAGAAGCTCCGCCCGGTGGACACCCGCTGGCACGTGATGAGCCTGTCCGTCCTGAACGAGAACCGGGACGACCTGCCCGAGTCCTACCGCGCGCTGCTGGCCGCCGGCTGGGGCCCGGTCCGGGTGCTGATCGCCGCCGCCCAGGCGCACGGCGACAAGGTGCTCGGCCCGCTCTACACCGAGCTCGGCACCCGCTTCCACAACCAGGGCCTGCCCAACAACCGGGAGACCCTCGTGGCCGCGCTGCGCGCCGCGAACCTGCCGGAGGAACTGGCCGACGCCGCCGACACCGACGCGTACGACGAGGCGTTGCGCGCCTCGCACGCCGAGGGCATCGGCCTGGTCGGCGAGGACGTCGGCACCCCGGTGATCGCCGTCGACGGCCCGGACGGCGACCGCGTCGCCTTCTTCGGCCCGGTCGTCACCCCCACCCCGCGCGGCGAGGCCGCGGCCCGGCTGTGGGACGGCACCGTCCTGGTGGCCTCCACCCCCGGCTTCTACGAGATCAAGCGCACCCGCACCGCCGGCCCGTCCTTCGAGTAG
- the pepN gene encoding aminopeptidase N yields MPGKNLSREEARDRAAIIRVESYRVHLDVSAAADPGRPTFRSTTRISFDCAEPGASSFADLLAPEVVSVELNGLALDAAEVFDGTRVALPVLAAHNELTVVAECAYSRTGEGLHRFVDPVDGETYLYTHYEPADARRVFANFEQPDLKAPFAFTVTAPAAWDVYANAVPAEITDEGAARTWEFAPTRPISTYLTAVVAGPYHVVRDHYARELPDGTVLEIPLAATCRRSLAPHFDAEEILTVTKQGLDFFHQEFDYPYPFGKYDQCFVPEYNIGAMENPGCVTFREEFVFRSKVTGAAYESRANVILHEMAHMWFGDLVTMKWWDDLWLKESFADFMGSYAQIGAGTRYRSAWITFANRRKAWAYRQDQFPTTHPITADIRDLEDAKLNFDGITYAKGASVLKQLVAYVGRDAFFEGARGYFRKHAFGNTVLTDLLDALEETSGRDLRTWSAAWLQTSGVNTLTPEVVCDAEGRITELAIRQDGEPLRPHRIAVGLYDRAGDGALLRTGRFELDVAGERTAVAEAVGRELPALVLVNDDDLTYCKVRFDEHSLETLRTGLGDIADGAEAGGPSLARALAWSAVWNLTRDGLMPTRDYLDLVLRFAGRESDIGVLQSLHQQAGSALAVYADPARRAEYGTALAECALRELAQAAPGSDHQLAWARFLADTAERADHLELLRGLLDGTGRIDGLAVDQELRWSFWLALASHGRASTEELAAELARDNTASGRRQQTQCLAALPTPGAKAAAWTSVVDSEELPNALVEAQIAGFNRAGQRELTAGYAEPYFEMLESVWAERSIEIAMRIVGGFFPRYQTSAGTLAATDAWLAGHPDAAPALRRLVLECRDDLARALRAQECDAR; encoded by the coding sequence GTGCCGGGCAAGAACCTGAGCCGTGAGGAGGCCCGCGACCGGGCCGCGATCATCCGGGTGGAGAGCTACCGCGTGCACCTGGACGTCAGTGCGGCGGCCGACCCCGGCCGGCCCACCTTCCGTTCCACCACCCGGATCTCGTTCGACTGCGCCGAGCCGGGCGCGAGCAGCTTCGCCGACCTGCTGGCCCCCGAGGTGGTCTCGGTCGAGCTGAACGGCCTCGCGCTGGACGCGGCCGAGGTGTTCGACGGCACCCGGGTCGCGCTGCCGGTGCTGGCCGCGCACAACGAGCTGACCGTGGTCGCCGAGTGCGCCTACAGCCGCACCGGCGAGGGGCTGCACCGCTTCGTCGACCCGGTGGACGGCGAGACCTACCTGTACACCCACTACGAGCCGGCCGACGCCCGCCGGGTCTTCGCGAACTTCGAACAGCCGGACCTGAAGGCCCCGTTCGCCTTCACCGTGACCGCCCCGGCGGCCTGGGACGTGTACGCCAACGCGGTGCCCGCGGAGATCACCGACGAGGGCGCCGCCCGCACCTGGGAGTTCGCCCCGACCCGGCCGATCTCCACCTACCTGACCGCCGTGGTGGCCGGCCCGTACCACGTGGTGCGCGACCACTACGCGCGCGAACTCCCCGACGGCACGGTGCTGGAGATCCCGCTGGCCGCCACCTGCCGGCGCTCGCTCGCCCCGCACTTCGACGCCGAGGAGATCCTCACCGTCACCAAGCAGGGCCTGGACTTCTTCCACCAGGAGTTCGACTACCCGTACCCGTTCGGCAAGTACGACCAGTGCTTCGTCCCCGAGTACAACATCGGCGCGATGGAGAACCCGGGCTGCGTGACCTTCCGCGAGGAGTTCGTCTTCCGCTCGAAGGTCACCGGGGCCGCGTACGAGTCCCGGGCCAACGTGATCCTGCACGAGATGGCGCACATGTGGTTCGGCGACCTGGTCACCATGAAGTGGTGGGACGACCTGTGGCTGAAGGAGTCCTTCGCCGACTTCATGGGCTCCTACGCGCAGATCGGCGCGGGCACCCGGTACCGCTCCGCCTGGATCACCTTCGCCAACCGCCGCAAGGCCTGGGCGTACCGGCAGGACCAGTTCCCCACCACCCACCCGATCACCGCGGACATCCGCGACCTGGAGGACGCCAAGCTCAACTTCGACGGCATCACCTACGCCAAGGGCGCCTCCGTCCTCAAGCAGCTGGTCGCCTACGTCGGCCGGGACGCCTTCTTCGAGGGCGCCCGCGGCTACTTCAGGAAGCACGCCTTCGGGAACACCGTCCTCACCGACCTGCTGGACGCCCTGGAGGAGACCAGCGGCCGCGACCTGCGCACCTGGTCCGCCGCCTGGCTGCAGACCTCCGGCGTCAACACGCTGACCCCCGAGGTGGTGTGCGACGCCGAGGGCCGGATCACCGAGCTGGCGATCCGCCAGGACGGCGAGCCGCTGCGCCCGCACCGGATCGCGGTCGGCCTGTACGACCGGGCCGGGGACGGCGCGCTGCTGCGCACCGGCCGCTTCGAGCTGGACGTCGCCGGGGAGCGCACCGCGGTCGCCGAGGCGGTCGGCCGGGAGCTGCCCGCGCTGGTGCTGGTCAACGACGACGACCTGACGTACTGCAAGGTCCGCTTCGACGAGCACTCGCTGGAGACCCTGCGCACCGGCCTCGGCGACATCGCCGACGGCGCGGAGGCCGGCGGGCCGAGCCTGGCCCGGGCGCTGGCCTGGTCCGCGGTGTGGAACCTCACCCGGGACGGTCTGATGCCCACCCGGGACTACCTCGACCTGGTGCTGCGCTTCGCCGGCCGGGAGTCCGACATCGGCGTCCTGCAGTCGCTGCACCAGCAGGCCGGCAGCGCGCTGGCGGTGTACGCCGACCCGGCCCGGCGCGCCGAGTACGGCACCGCGCTCGCCGAGTGCGCGCTGCGCGAGCTGGCGCAGGCCGCCCCCGGCAGCGACCACCAGCTGGCCTGGGCCCGCTTCCTGGCCGACACCGCCGAGCGCGCCGACCACCTGGAACTGCTGCGCGGGCTGCTCGACGGCACCGGCCGGATCGACGGCCTGGCGGTCGACCAGGAGCTGCGCTGGAGCTTCTGGCTGGCGCTCGCCTCGCACGGGCGGGCCTCCACCGAGGAGCTGGCCGCCGAACTGGCCCGCGACAACACCGCCAGCGGCCGCCGCCAGCAGACCCAGTGCCTGGCCGCGCTGCCCACCCCGGGCGCCAAGGCCGCCGCCTGGACCTCGGTGGTCGACTCCGAGGAACTGCCCAACGCCCTGGTGGAGGCCCAGATCGCGGGCTTCAACCGGGCCGGGCAACGGGAGCTGACCGCCGGGTACGCCGAGCCGTACTTCGAGATGCTGGAGTCGGTCTGGGCGGAGCGCTCGATCGAGATCGCGATGCGGATCGTCGGCGGCTTCTTCCCGCGCTACCAGACCTCCGCCGGGACGCTGGCGGCCACCGACGCCTGGCTGGCCGGGCACCCGGACGCCGCCCCGGCGCTGCGCCGGCTGGTGCTGGAGTGCCGGGACGACCTGGCCCGGGCGCTGCGGGCCCAGGAGTGCGACGCCCGGTGA